A stretch of DNA from Phycisphaerae bacterium:
ACGCACATTTCCGGGCTGGTGATCGTCGGCGGGGCCATCCTAACAGCGAGCGTCCTGCGGTTTCGCAAGCAGCTCGACTAGGCGCCGGATCGTGCGAGCCGAGCACATGGAACGTCCGCAGCCCACAACCCCGGAACCATCGTGGGTCCGGGGTTGGAAGCCGCGTGATGCGTCATGGGAGTTGAAGCGTCGTCGTGGCCGGGGCCGATGTGTTGCCCGCCTCGTCGGTGGCGGTCACCTCGATGATGCTTTCACCATGCTCGCCGTATTCCGTGACGCGGGTGCGTCCGACGGTCCAATCCAACAAGACGCCGTTCATGTAGATGTCGTAGCGTATGTACGGTTGCTCGGTGACGTTGTCAGTCGACGCCCCCCAGACCACCTCGAACTCCGTGTCGCCGTCAAAACCGATCGCATAGAGATTCGTCGGCGTTGTAGGAGGCGTCGTGTCATTGGGGTCCGGCGCCGGGGTCGTCACCGTGATCGCATTGCTGTGTGGCGAAAAGCGATTCTTCCCATCCCGGGACTGTACGGTAATCGTGTGCGTGGTCTGCGGCTGGAGGTAGTAAAGTGTGTGGGACGTCGTCTGGCCCGCAGAAAAGAGCAGCTGGCCGTTCCAGTAGAACCAGTAGCGGATGGGCGGACCGTTGTCGGACGCGGGCGT
This window harbors:
- a CDS encoding fibronectin type III domain-containing protein, coding for MTIGHFLGTNIKIAQTALVLATLLCASTAGAFPPRPPRDRTPPTTPSNLHVTGVSDFHVSLAWDGSSDNSGSFFYVIVSSSGQIANAGMTNPTCTFTTGHNAGATYTFYVYARDQAGNVSQNSNIATATLLPAGSQPSAPTLTLTHVGPNHIALAWTPASDNGPPIRYWFYWNGQLLFSAGQTTSHTLYYLQPQTTHTITVQSRDGKNRFSPHSNAITVTTPAPDPNDTTPPTTPTNLYAIGFDGDTEFEVVWGASTDNVTEQPYIRYDIYMNGVLLDWTVGRTRVTEYGEHGESIIEVTATDEAGNTSAPATTTLQLP